From Spirosoma agri, one genomic window encodes:
- a CDS encoding type II toxin-antitoxin system RelE/ParE family toxin, with product MGSGIHKLTGDLAEFWAITVTPNYRIIFRFEAGDVYDVDYVDYH from the coding sequence ATGGGGTCTGGCATCCATAAACTCACGGGCGATTTGGCAGAATTCTGGGCCATTACTGTGACGCCCAACTACCGGATTATTTTTCGCTTTGAAGCCGGTGATGTGTACGATGTTGACTATGTAGATTACCATTGA
- a CDS encoding TonB-dependent receptor, protein MSRYLLWATIWLVTLTSALAQGIRGRVTDVTTKSAIPGATVVVMNSSVGTTADASGDYSLKLKPGSYTLKISFVGYETLSLPVTVTSGDVVANGELKESASALSEVVVIGSRSQTARTNVQTAAPVDVISTKELKGFPQVDISQVLNFVAPSFNSNRQTVTDGTDHIDPASLRGLGPDQVLVLVNGKRRHTTALVNINGSVGRGSVGTDMNVIPVAAVERIEVLRDGAAAQYGTDAIAGVINVVLKKNYNGFSASLTGGQNMTNMKYVIPNINGGSDARNQKINDGSLLQFDFSKGFRLGKEGRLTVSGQYNSHDRTNRSANDNAPTIYLGSAGGFPTTPAGQDATAFRKDLIAQDQAIIQQRGYNRQNMIVGNSNAKNLGIFVNGGIPVGTKSEFYFSGGITHRTGTGYGNNRIPNSRNQQPLKADGTLYYPDGFLPGIQSSINDQSLILGYKTMLGQWNAEISNVIGQNTFGFTVTNSGNASLPANNNPQTTFDAGKLQFLQNTVNADLSRRFVSASNTTLNVAYGGELRFENFQTHAGESGSYSGDPNRILPIAPPLSGTVVAAPGAQVFPGLQPSDEVNKSRNSQALYLDLEGERGKLLVGAAGRFEHYSDFGSTINGKLTARFQVTPALAVRGSASTGFRAPSLHQRYFQNTSTQFVNGLPSNTLTLNNDSPIVRNVIGVDALKPETSVNLALGVTARAGRAFTLTVDAYQIDITNRIVYSGSFTRAQLGFGTNDYLGVNLVRFFANAINTRTRGLDIVAAERLSVGKGQLVLTAALNFNKNTVTAINSTPLIDDPKNNPVGANPSTWYRTSLFDRNQISIIEDYLPRSKWNLSATYTIGKFDIAARTVRFGEVKFKTATDPDAKRADGTYWNTQFSRDETGHAFIDQTFKPVWITDLTVTYRLTKAIGVTVGANNVFDVYPDQLYIDPRNALGSTDYASGRDNSNRGRFLFSPNQGGYNGRYVFGRVSVNF, encoded by the coding sequence ATGAGTCGTTATTTGTTATGGGCTACAATTTGGCTGGTTACACTGACTAGTGCGTTAGCCCAGGGTATACGGGGCCGTGTGACGGATGTAACAACGAAATCCGCCATTCCCGGAGCAACCGTTGTTGTTATGAATAGCAGTGTTGGAACGACGGCTGATGCCAGTGGCGACTACTCCCTGAAGTTGAAGCCCGGAAGCTACACCCTCAAGATTAGCTTTGTGGGCTATGAAACGTTGAGTCTTCCCGTCACGGTAACGAGTGGTGACGTCGTTGCGAACGGTGAATTGAAAGAAAGTGCTTCGGCACTCAGTGAAGTTGTCGTCATTGGCTCGCGTTCGCAAACGGCCCGGACCAATGTGCAAACGGCCGCGCCTGTCGACGTTATTTCGACGAAAGAGCTGAAAGGCTTTCCGCAGGTGGACATCAGCCAGGTTCTGAACTTTGTGGCCCCTTCGTTCAACTCGAATCGCCAGACGGTTACGGATGGAACGGATCATATTGACCCGGCCTCGTTACGCGGTCTGGGTCCCGATCAGGTACTGGTACTGGTGAATGGGAAACGTCGTCACACAACGGCGTTGGTAAACATCAATGGCTCGGTTGGCCGGGGTTCGGTCGGTACGGACATGAACGTGATCCCGGTAGCTGCTGTAGAGCGCATCGAAGTGTTGCGTGATGGGGCCGCTGCCCAATACGGTACAGATGCGATTGCGGGTGTGATCAACGTCGTACTGAAAAAGAACTACAACGGCTTTTCGGCATCGCTGACGGGTGGTCAGAACATGACGAATATGAAGTACGTTATTCCCAACATCAACGGTGGTTCGGACGCAAGAAACCAGAAAATTAATGATGGTAGCTTACTTCAATTCGATTTCTCGAAAGGGTTCCGGTTGGGTAAAGAGGGCCGTCTGACCGTTAGTGGCCAGTATAATTCGCACGACCGGACCAACCGCAGTGCCAATGACAATGCACCCACCATCTACCTGGGTTCTGCCGGTGGTTTCCCAACGACGCCAGCAGGGCAGGATGCTACGGCGTTCCGCAAGGATCTGATTGCGCAGGATCAGGCCATCATTCAGCAACGGGGTTACAATCGCCAGAACATGATTGTCGGTAACTCAAATGCCAAGAACCTGGGCATATTTGTTAACGGTGGCATTCCGGTCGGTACGAAGTCGGAGTTTTACTTCTCAGGCGGTATTACACACCGTACCGGTACAGGCTATGGCAACAACCGAATCCCGAACTCGCGTAATCAGCAACCGCTGAAAGCCGATGGTACGCTCTATTATCCGGATGGTTTCCTGCCCGGTATTCAGTCGAGTATCAATGACCAGTCGTTGATTCTGGGTTACAAAACGATGCTGGGCCAGTGGAATGCCGAGATCAGTAACGTAATCGGACAGAACACGTTCGGCTTTACGGTTACGAACTCCGGTAACGCGTCGCTGCCCGCGAACAATAACCCACAGACGACATTCGATGCGGGTAAGCTTCAGTTTTTGCAAAATACGGTCAATGCAGACCTTAGCCGCCGGTTTGTATCGGCCAGCAATACCACGCTGAACGTAGCCTACGGGGGTGAACTCCGGTTCGAAAATTTCCAGACCCACGCGGGTGAATCAGGTTCGTACTCCGGCGATCCGAACCGTATTTTGCCCATAGCTCCGCCACTATCGGGAACGGTAGTAGCGGCTCCGGGCGCGCAGGTATTCCCCGGACTTCAGCCAAGCGATGAGGTGAACAAGTCGCGCAACAGCCAGGCCCTTTACCTTGATCTGGAAGGTGAACGGGGAAAACTGTTAGTCGGTGCGGCTGGCCGTTTTGAACACTACAGCGATTTTGGCTCAACTATTAACGGTAAACTGACCGCCCGTTTTCAGGTGACGCCCGCCCTTGCCGTGCGAGGATCGGCCAGCACCGGTTTCCGGGCACCGTCGCTTCATCAGCGGTATTTCCAGAACACCAGTACCCAGTTTGTCAATGGGTTGCCGTCGAACACGCTGACACTCAATAACGATAGCCCCATTGTCAGAAACGTGATCGGCGTTGATGCGCTAAAGCCCGAAACGTCGGTTAACCTGGCTCTGGGTGTGACTGCCCGCGCTGGCCGTGCGTTCACCTTAACTGTCGATGCTTACCAGATCGACATTACGAACCGGATTGTGTATTCGGGATCGTTTACCCGTGCGCAGCTGGGCTTTGGGACGAACGATTACCTGGGCGTGAACCTGGTTCGTTTTTTCGCCAATGCGATTAACACCCGGACTCGTGGCCTTGACATTGTAGCGGCTGAACGGCTTAGCGTTGGCAAAGGTCAGTTGGTCCTGACGGCTGCGTTGAACTTCAACAAAAATACGGTGACGGCGATCAACAGCACACCGTTGATCGATGATCCGAAAAACAATCCGGTCGGTGCGAATCCAAGCACCTGGTATCGCACCTCGTTGTTTGACCGCAACCAGATTTCGATCATTGAAGATTACCTGCCCCGCAGCAAGTGGAACCTGAGCGCAACTTACACGATCGGTAAGTTTGACATTGCTGCCCGTACCGTACGCTTTGGCGAGGTGAAATTCAAAACGGCCACTGATCCCGATGCTAAGCGAGCCGATGGAACGTACTGGAATACGCAGTTTTCTCGTGACGAAACGGGTCATGCCTTCATCGATCAGACGTTCAAGCCTGTTTGGATCACGGATTTGACGGTGACCTATCGCTTAACGAAAGCCATCGGCGTTACCGTTGGAGCCAACAACGTGTTCGATGTGTATCCTGATCAACTTTATATCGACCCACGCAATGCGCTAGGTAGCACCGATTATGCGTCAGGACGCGACAACTCGAACCGGGGTCGATTCCTGTTCTCACCAAACCAGGGCGGTTACAACGGTCGCTACGTATTTGGCCGTGTTAGCGTGAATTTCTAA
- a CDS encoding FKBP-type peptidyl-prolyl cis-trans isomerase, which translates to MRTFHLTIWSALLISGLAACGKQDVDPSSTYYDQNDADIQSYATKNNLNGKTTATGLYYVITQANPTGKLATRNEEVEFTYKAYNLGGAVVDSTVNGRPVYYPLGIQSILPGLEEGLALMHEGEKSTLLLPSYLAYGNSALNANLPAYSVVRFDVQLNRSRSEEQQIRQYIADKKLVVTDSSTTGLKIIKTVSNPTGAALSNTSGQTVTIKYKGKQLRSASAFDSTGTGTFDAILGQNRYVKGFEEGLSKLRVGEQATIVFPSSIGYGTTGVVTNNRYVITPYAPLQFELEVVSVK; encoded by the coding sequence ATGCGTACGTTTCATTTAACCATTTGGAGTGCTCTACTGATCAGTGGGCTAGCCGCCTGTGGCAAACAGGATGTTGACCCATCGAGCACCTACTACGACCAAAACGATGCTGATATTCAGAGTTATGCGACCAAAAATAACCTGAACGGGAAAACAACGGCAACCGGACTATATTATGTCATTACCCAGGCCAATCCAACCGGAAAACTGGCCACTCGTAACGAAGAAGTCGAATTTACCTATAAGGCTTATAATCTGGGCGGGGCTGTTGTCGACAGTACCGTAAATGGCCGGCCTGTTTATTATCCGTTGGGTATCCAGTCTATTCTGCCTGGTCTGGAAGAAGGTCTTGCGTTAATGCACGAAGGCGAAAAGTCGACGCTCCTGCTTCCGTCCTATCTGGCTTATGGCAATTCGGCCCTTAATGCTAATTTACCGGCTTATTCTGTAGTGCGGTTCGATGTCCAACTGAACAGATCCCGTTCGGAGGAGCAGCAGATCAGACAGTACATTGCGGACAAGAAACTGGTCGTTACCGACTCGTCAACGACTGGTCTGAAGATAATCAAGACAGTAAGCAACCCTACCGGGGCCGCGTTATCTAACACCTCCGGTCAGACGGTTACTATAAAATATAAAGGTAAACAGCTTCGTAGCGCTTCCGCTTTCGACAGTACTGGAACCGGTACGTTCGATGCCATTCTGGGGCAAAATAGATACGTCAAAGGATTTGAAGAGGGCTTATCCAAATTACGCGTAGGTGAGCAGGCAACAATTGTTTTTCCCTCGTCTATTGGGTACGGAACAACTGGGGTCGTTACTAACAACCGGTATGTAATTACGCCGTACGCACCACTACAATTCGAACTGGAAGTAGTTTCAGTCAAGTAG
- a CDS encoding isoprenyl transferase has translation MKELIDPSNLPRHIAVIMDGNGRWAKRQGAARVFGHRNAIKAVREVTEGCAELGVKFLTLYAFSTENWNRPKFEVDALMTLLVHTIRGEIKTLMDNNVRLTTIGNTESLPKDCQRELAEAMRETAGNTGLTLVLALSYSGRWEILEAVRQIATDVSAGRLTTSDINDTLFGSYLTTDGIPDPELMIRTSGEMRISNFMLWQLAYSELYMPDVLWPDFRRNHLYEAILNYQQRERRFGKTSEQLVK, from the coding sequence ATGAAGGAACTCATTGACCCGAGCAATCTGCCCCGACACATAGCCGTTATCATGGACGGAAACGGACGTTGGGCAAAACGGCAGGGCGCTGCCCGGGTGTTTGGCCATCGGAATGCCATCAAGGCTGTGCGCGAAGTAACGGAGGGTTGTGCCGAGTTGGGCGTTAAGTTTTTAACGCTCTACGCATTTTCAACGGAGAACTGGAATCGACCGAAATTTGAAGTCGATGCCCTCATGACGCTGTTGGTTCACACCATTCGGGGCGAAATAAAAACCCTGATGGACAACAACGTGCGGCTGACGACCATCGGCAACACGGAGAGTCTGCCCAAAGACTGCCAGCGCGAACTGGCCGAAGCCATGCGCGAAACAGCCGGCAATACTGGTTTAACGCTGGTGTTGGCGTTAAGTTATAGCGGACGGTGGGAAATTCTGGAAGCGGTTCGGCAGATTGCAACGGATGTGAGTGCCGGACGACTGACAACGAGTGACATTAATGATACGCTTTTCGGGAGCTATCTGACGACCGATGGCATTCCCGATCCGGAGTTGATGATTCGGACCAGTGGCGAAATGCGGATCAGTAACTTCATGCTCTGGCAGCTGGCTTACTCGGAACTCTATATGCCGGACGTCCTCTGGCCCGATTTCCGCAGAAACCACTTGTACGAAGCCATTTTAAACTATCAACAACGCGAACGCCGGTTTGGGAAAACCAGCGAGCAACTAGTTAAATAA
- a CDS encoding HigA family addiction module antitoxin encodes MIRNLPPVHPGEILREDYIKERNLTITEVAQGLGVARANLSAIVNERAGISPELAVKLSEAFGNTAQFWVNLQKNYELWHAERKVNRSAIRHFNQASGLQTA; translated from the coding sequence ATGATACGCAACCTACCCCCAGTGCATCCCGGCGAGATTTTGCGGGAGGACTACATTAAAGAGAGGAATTTGACTATAACGGAAGTCGCACAGGGTTTAGGCGTTGCCCGCGCCAATCTCTCGGCTATCGTCAACGAGCGAGCTGGTATTAGCCCAGAGTTAGCCGTCAAGTTGTCAGAAGCATTTGGCAACACGGCTCAATTCTGGGTCAACTTACAAAAGAACTATGAGTTGTGGCATGCTGAACGCAAAGTCAACCGTTCAGCCATTCGCCATTTCAATCAGGCAAGTGGTCTACAAACTGCGTAA
- a CDS encoding (2Fe-2S) ferredoxin domain-containing protein — protein MKYKKHVFICANQKAAPKKSCGEAHGNELVDAFKAALAERGLLKEMRAQRTACLDACAFGPALVVYPEGTYYGNVQLSDVNEIIESDLLNNQPVERLKLNY, from the coding sequence ATGAAATACAAAAAGCACGTTTTCATTTGCGCGAATCAGAAAGCAGCTCCTAAAAAATCGTGTGGTGAAGCGCACGGTAACGAACTGGTTGACGCCTTCAAAGCAGCACTGGCCGAACGCGGTCTGCTGAAAGAAATGCGCGCTCAACGGACCGCTTGTCTCGATGCCTGCGCCTTCGGTCCGGCCCTGGTCGTTTACCCGGAAGGCACCTACTACGGCAATGTTCAACTATCCGATGTGAACGAGATCATAGAAAGCGACTTACTGAACAACCAGCCGGTTGAGCGGCTCAAGCTGAATTATTAA
- a CDS encoding MBL fold metallo-hydrolase, translated as MGSKLLLILGLLILVFIIVAIIVGYKVSAPRYTGPVSDHFDGSEFYNLDGVKPKGFLEMGGWIFNRHPGPWPAYHDDPPGPPPPDRVNGRTVRVTFINHSTVLLQFDGINVLTDPVYYERVSPFQFVGPKRNNPPGIRFDDLPKIDVLLLSHNHWDHLDIGTVRKLCDRDHPQVYCPLGVKAFLDEEGCGAVQEMDWLQSVVYNDSTTIHCVPAQHFSGRGFFDRNATLWAGYVIDSKVAGKLYFAGDSGYGNHVNAIGNQFGPLRLALIPIGAYKPPAFMSPIHCSPAEAVQIHMDSQSEQSVAIHFGTFPLADDGANEPVDDLAKALAAKRIPAERFQALKAGTSLVLN; from the coding sequence ATGGGGTCCAAACTACTGCTTATACTGGGATTGCTGATTCTGGTGTTTATTATCGTGGCTATAATCGTTGGCTACAAGGTTTCGGCTCCCCGGTACACCGGACCCGTCAGCGACCATTTCGACGGGAGCGAATTTTATAATCTTGACGGTGTGAAGCCTAAAGGCTTCCTCGAAATGGGTGGCTGGATTTTCAATCGCCATCCGGGGCCCTGGCCGGCTTATCACGACGATCCGCCGGGGCCCCCACCACCCGACCGGGTCAATGGACGAACGGTTCGGGTTACGTTTATCAACCATTCAACTGTGTTGCTTCAGTTCGATGGCATTAACGTGCTGACTGATCCGGTGTATTACGAGCGCGTCAGTCCATTTCAGTTTGTCGGGCCTAAACGTAACAATCCGCCCGGTATCCGGTTCGATGATCTACCCAAAATCGACGTCTTGTTATTGAGCCACAATCATTGGGACCACCTCGATATTGGAACCGTACGAAAACTGTGTGACCGTGACCATCCGCAGGTATATTGCCCGCTGGGTGTAAAAGCCTTTCTGGACGAAGAGGGTTGTGGTGCTGTTCAGGAAATGGATTGGCTGCAGTCAGTTGTGTATAACGACAGTACGACAATCCATTGCGTGCCGGCGCAGCATTTCTCGGGTCGGGGCTTCTTCGACCGGAACGCGACTCTTTGGGCTGGTTACGTGATTGACAGTAAAGTAGCCGGAAAATTGTATTTTGCGGGTGATAGTGGCTATGGCAATCATGTCAACGCCATCGGCAACCAGTTTGGTCCGTTGCGGCTGGCGCTCATACCGATCGGGGCCTACAAACCCCCCGCGTTTATGTCGCCGATCCACTGTTCACCGGCGGAGGCTGTGCAGATTCACATGGATAGCCAATCCGAGCAAAGCGTAGCTATTCACTTCGGAACGTTCCCGCTGGCCGACGATGGTGCGAACGAACCTGTCGATGATCTGGCGAAGGCGTTGGCCGCGAAAAGGATACCGGCGGAGCGTTTTCAGGCGTTAAAAGCAGGGACAAGCTTAGTCCTGAATTAA
- a CDS encoding class I SAM-dependent methyltransferase gives MQLTISPENPLEWLALRANLAPIPLLHVQIMPVLAKAVLEAADKGVFDAVNNGANTLDELAAVLNLNPKALGELMGLLTAMGYFTFHNDRFTLTKMARRFATKDDPYSVHGMMIFNNRVVWDWMNHLGDYLQTGKGIQYHDSLSTEQWRYYQEAMVAASSTEAREFGRRAPVPKSATTMLDIGGSHGQHSVALCRKLPALTSVILDLPAAIEQAAPLLDRQGMGDRITYRPGNALTDDFGENTFDIVLLSSLAHHFTPDQNQLVTTKVARALRPGGVFIVNEFSRPELGAKPNLIGSSTDLFYGLSSTAGNYSVAEIQQWQQTAGLKQHKVVTYRTMPGRVMVVAKK, from the coding sequence ATGCAACTGACAATCTCACCGGAAAATCCACTTGAATGGCTGGCTCTGCGCGCTAACCTGGCTCCGATTCCGCTTCTTCACGTTCAGATTATGCCGGTTCTGGCAAAAGCCGTTCTCGAAGCCGCTGACAAAGGCGTATTTGACGCGGTTAACAATGGAGCCAATACACTGGATGAGCTCGCGGCTGTGCTCAACCTGAATCCTAAAGCACTAGGCGAATTAATGGGTCTATTAACTGCTATGGGCTATTTTACCTTCCATAACGATCGCTTTACGCTAACGAAAATGGCCCGGCGATTTGCGACGAAAGATGACCCTTACTCGGTTCATGGCATGATGATTTTCAACAATCGCGTTGTTTGGGATTGGATGAATCATCTGGGCGACTATCTGCAAACGGGTAAAGGCATTCAATACCACGATAGCCTGTCGACAGAACAATGGCGTTATTACCAGGAAGCCATGGTGGCCGCCAGCAGTACCGAAGCGCGGGAATTCGGTCGACGTGCACCGGTACCGAAGTCGGCCACAACAATGCTGGACATTGGTGGCTCCCATGGTCAGCATTCGGTGGCGCTCTGCCGGAAACTTCCGGCCTTAACATCAGTCATTCTTGATTTGCCAGCCGCCATTGAACAGGCCGCTCCGTTGCTGGATCGGCAGGGTATGGGCGACCGGATCACCTACCGACCCGGCAATGCACTCACCGACGATTTTGGCGAAAATACGTTTGATATTGTGCTGCTCTCAAGCCTAGCCCATCATTTTACCCCGGATCAAAATCAGCTCGTTACCACAAAAGTAGCCAGGGCTTTGCGACCGGGGGGCGTTTTTATCGTCAACGAATTCAGCCGACCGGAGCTGGGCGCAAAACCAAACCTGATTGGCAGCAGCACGGATCTGTTTTATGGATTGAGCAGTACCGCCGGTAACTACTCAGTCGCCGAAATTCAGCAATGGCAACAAACGGCCGGATTAAAACAACACAAAGTCGTTACGTACCGCACCATGCCCGGTCGGGTGATGGTCGTAGCCAAAAAATAA
- a CDS encoding 3-hydroxyacyl-CoA dehydrogenase, giving the protein MNITAATALVTGGASGLGEATTRLLASKGANVIIADLNEERGNALADELGPAVRFISTNVTSETDVQAAVNLAVETFGGLHINVNCAGIAEARKTLGKVDGVYGAHSLAAFQKVVSVNLIGTFNVIRLAALAMERNSPNNEGERGIIINTASVAAYDGQMGQAAYSASKGGIVGMTLPIARDLARSGIRVMTIAPGLFETPLLLGLPEEARLSLGQQVPFPSRLGRPAEYAILVKSIIENPMLNGEVIRLDGAIRMGPK; this is encoded by the coding sequence ATGAACATAACTGCAGCAACCGCCTTAGTCACCGGGGGCGCTTCCGGACTCGGTGAAGCCACGACACGACTCCTGGCCTCGAAGGGCGCCAATGTTATCATCGCTGATCTGAATGAGGAACGGGGTAATGCGTTAGCCGATGAATTAGGGCCTGCGGTCCGGTTTATCAGCACCAACGTTACCAGTGAAACCGATGTGCAGGCGGCTGTCAATCTGGCGGTAGAAACCTTCGGTGGTTTACACATCAACGTCAATTGCGCCGGTATCGCCGAAGCCCGCAAAACCCTCGGCAAAGTCGATGGCGTGTATGGCGCTCATTCGCTGGCGGCCTTTCAAAAGGTCGTTTCCGTCAACCTTATCGGGACGTTCAATGTCATTCGACTCGCAGCTTTGGCAATGGAACGCAACAGCCCCAATAACGAGGGTGAGCGGGGCATCATCATCAATACAGCATCCGTAGCCGCTTATGACGGGCAAATGGGACAGGCCGCTTATTCGGCATCAAAGGGAGGCATTGTCGGCATGACGCTTCCCATTGCCCGCGACCTGGCCCGTTCCGGCATTCGGGTCATGACCATTGCGCCCGGCCTGTTCGAAACGCCTTTACTGCTGGGGCTTCCCGAAGAAGCTCGTCTGTCACTGGGGCAACAGGTCCCTTTTCCCTCCCGGCTTGGCCGCCCGGCTGAGTATGCTATTTTGGTCAAAAGCATCATCGAAAATCCCATGTTAAACGGCGAAGTCATTCGGCTCGATGGTGCTATTCGTATGGGACCGAAGTAG
- a CDS encoding fasciclin domain-containing protein, translating to MTNSFSLLLSRLAVLGLLLMVSLSCSKNDNTVADPKTITDQVLEDPQFSLLKAAMNYADAGDALKAANLTFFAPNDAAFQASGLSSAATIMTMTKEQVKNLLLYHVLYAPVLSTAIPSGQNTVQTASQGVAYLNNTGNGTIYVNSAKITKADLKAANGIIHVIDRVLTPSGGSLLATVQANSKLTFLAAAIKRIGAANTTLVTSLSSTASTNPLTLYAPNDDAFIAAGYRTISAIETASSQTLSSLLSYHIVPGVSLSYQIQTGSVNTLLSGNKLNLTSSNGVLAVKGNKNTTAAIIKTPDLVANNGVIHIIDQVLQP from the coding sequence ATGACTAACTCTTTTTCGTTGCTCCTGAGCCGATTGGCTGTGCTGGGGCTCTTGCTGATGGTGTCGCTGAGTTGCAGCAAAAACGACAATACGGTTGCTGACCCGAAAACCATTACCGATCAGGTTTTAGAAGATCCTCAATTCAGTCTGCTCAAGGCGGCTATGAATTATGCCGACGCTGGTGATGCGCTTAAAGCTGCCAACCTGACGTTTTTTGCCCCGAACGATGCGGCCTTTCAGGCATCGGGCCTATCATCGGCGGCAACGATCATGACAATGACCAAGGAGCAGGTAAAAAACTTGTTGCTGTATCATGTGCTCTATGCGCCCGTGTTATCAACGGCCATTCCATCCGGACAAAATACCGTTCAAACGGCCAGTCAGGGCGTTGCCTACCTGAACAACACCGGGAATGGGACCATTTATGTCAATAGCGCAAAAATCACCAAAGCCGATCTCAAAGCAGCGAATGGAATTATCCACGTCATCGATCGGGTATTGACGCCTTCGGGTGGTTCACTGCTGGCGACAGTTCAGGCAAACTCAAAACTGACGTTTCTGGCTGCGGCCATAAAACGAATTGGCGCGGCCAACACTACCCTGGTGACTTCGCTTAGTAGTACCGCTTCCACAAACCCGCTGACGTTGTATGCGCCAAATGATGATGCGTTTATAGCCGCCGGCTACCGAACGATATCCGCCATTGAAACGGCTTCGTCACAAACGCTTTCGTCGCTCCTGTCGTACCATATTGTGCCGGGTGTGTCGCTCTCCTATCAGATTCAGACGGGGTCAGTCAATACCCTGCTGAGTGGAAATAAGCTGAATTTAACGTCGAGCAATGGCGTTCTTGCGGTTAAAGGAAACAAGAACACCACTGCGGCCATCATCAAGACGCCCGATCTGGTTGCCAATAACGGAGTCATTCATATTATTGACCAAGTTTTGCAGCCGTAA
- a CDS encoding YjjG family noncanonical pyrimidine nucleotidase: MYKHLFFDLDHTLWDFDRNSAESLAELFETFRLADLGIPSAEEFSRHFIAINKQLWVDYDRNLIEHTYIRKHRFPMVFRALGVDESAVHADLNVEYLRLLPRKPHLLESAREVLDHLKGRYTMHIITNGFADIQSIKMASADIAHYFTHVVTSENANAKKPNPLVFQYAMEISGTTAAESLMIGDNYEADILGAKGVGLDTVFYNPSGLLVDDQPTYDIRHWNELMAIL, encoded by the coding sequence ATGTACAAGCACCTTTTCTTTGACCTCGATCACACGCTTTGGGATTTCGACCGTAATTCGGCGGAGTCACTTGCGGAGCTGTTCGAGACGTTTCGTCTGGCCGATCTGGGCATTCCCTCAGCGGAGGAATTCAGCCGTCATTTTATTGCGATCAACAAGCAGCTGTGGGTTGATTACGACCGAAACCTCATTGAACATACGTACATCCGGAAGCACCGGTTTCCTATGGTCTTTCGGGCGCTTGGCGTCGATGAGTCGGCGGTCCATGCTGATCTGAATGTCGAATACCTGCGATTGCTTCCCCGGAAACCGCATTTGCTGGAGTCGGCCCGCGAGGTGCTGGATCATCTGAAAGGTCGCTATACGATGCACATCATCACGAATGGGTTTGCGGATATCCAATCCATCAAAATGGCTAGTGCCGACATCGCCCATTATTTCACCCATGTCGTCACCAGCGAAAACGCCAATGCGAAGAAGCCCAATCCGCTGGTATTCCAGTACGCCATGGAGATCAGCGGCACGACCGCAGCGGAAAGCCTGATGATCGGCGATAATTACGAGGCTGACATTCTGGGAGCCAAAGGTGTTGGCTTGGATACAGTTTTCTACAATCCTTCCGGCCTGCTCGTCGACGATCAGCCAACCTACGACATTCGCCACTGGAACGAGTTGATGGCTATTCTGTAG